A stretch of DNA from Mucilaginibacter daejeonensis:
ATACTTACCACCTATTTTGATCTTGAAAAAAGCCTTTTTCCTGATGATTTTATAGAGTTGCTTTTCCCACCACCAAATTATGTGGGTCCAAAGCATTTTTTTCGTACACGCCTTGACGAGGTAGTTAAGATAGACCCGCTTATAGCACCGCCGGTCAGGGACTACCGCCCGTCATTCCCGGAAAGGGTTTGGAAAGATGATGCCAGATCCGGTCAACCCGGAACACCGGCATTTGAACATACCCGTGAAACGCGGGCAGCGGCGAAGTCAGACCGTTTTCCCGTAGTTCTTCCGGAATCGCTTAAGGATGCGGTCATGTGTTTTTTCGTATCTGTTGCTATACGTATCAGCCGTAAACCGGATATGATAGACTCTGCGGTTTTTCAACCGCATAATACGATGCTGATACACATTTCCCGGTTTACGGAGTGGCAGACAAGGACAAAAAATCTTATTCAGGATTTTGTTGATGAATTGACCCGTGACCTTGATTCTGACCTGCCCTCTGATAAAAATTCTGTCTATGGTGTTTTCGAACGCATCTGGTATAAGTATTACGCATATGTTATAGAAAACATCAGCAGTTATCTGCCCCAGGGATATGATGATCCTTTTCTAATTCCTAAAACTTTTGAAGATATTAAACCACTGCTCATGACGGCGATTTCCGGTGTTGAGGTCAAAGCGATTAACAGTGAAACCAAAGATTCACTTGAATATCCGGATCACACGGAAAAGAAATATATCGCTGTTGGTGGAAACCGGCTTTCGAGAGGCTTCACGCTCGAAGGCCTGACCATCAATTACTTTATTCGTAATACTAATTTTGCGGATACATTACTGCAAATGGGGCGCTGGTTTGGTTACCGGCCAGGTTACCTGGATTGCTGTAAACTCTTTTCAACCGCAGATTCACTGGAAAAGTTCGATCAGACCACCTATACAATGGAGGATCTTGAACAGAAATTTATAGATATGAACCGCGACCCGGAGAATACACCTTCCAAGTATGCTCTGCTGGTGCTTAAACATCCGGGCACGCTCAGGATCACCCGGCCATCCATATTGAAAAATGCTAAAGAAGTAAACTGGTCATTTTCTGATCAGCTGGAACAAACAACTTGGTTCAGTCTTGATCCGGTGCGGATTAAAACTGCATGGGATGCTTTCAGGACGCATACTGTAAAGAGAAATAATCGTTTCACATTTGAAAAAAATGGTTACATGCTGATCTCAGATGCCACGACAGAGGATGTGATCAGCTTTTTAAATCTTCCCAATACTTTTCTTGACGATAATCGGAAACCAGGAGAGAACTATTTTGCTGATCTGATCGCCTTTATACGTCTGGCCAATCAAAACGATAAGCTGATCGACTGGACAATAGGTGTTAAATTAGCCGGAGCGAGTGACACAACACTTGATAAAGAAGAAACCGGATTTGTAAAGGATATACAGTTGACCCAACGCAGCGGACCTGACCCCGAAAAATCTGGAAGATGGCTTAATTATATCAGGGACGAGCACATTTTCCGTGCAGGCGGAAATTCTGCTAACATCGTGACTGGCTCTAACGATATGGCTGTAGCTCTTACGGATGAAGAAGAAGTCAAAGCCAAAAAAGATTGGCGCGACGAACTGTACATTCAGCTTAAAGCTGAGAATCCCAGTTGGACCGAGGACGAATTGCAAAAAGAGATCAGACGTAAAAATATTCCGGAAAAAGCATTCAGACAAAAGATGAATCATCGTCAGGGAGTGCTGATGATATATCTGATCGACACCGCCGAAGTTTTCAGGCACCGGGGACGCGATATAGAAGAACTTGCAGCTGTTCGTGAGCATGTTGGAACAGATATACCACTGATCGGTTATGCTATGGGAATTCCACCATTGGGCGTTGATATCGGTGGTACTTATCTGCAAAGCAGACATCATCCGGAGCCAGAACCACCTGCGCCGGATGACGACAATTATGATGACTACAAAACAATATTGGAATGATGATGACAGTTGCCGCACTTGAACCAGTATGGCCTGAACTCCTTCATTCTGGTAGTTCAGAATTTGAGTTTAGGAGAATAGATAGCATCTGTATTCCCGAATTAAATATCGGAGTGAATGGTAAACTGCATCGTTGTCTGATCCTTGAATTGCCTAAGGGAACGCTTGGCAGCTGGCCGACAGTCATCAGAGACAATCTCAGCCTTTGCTGGTATCCTGACACCGCCTACATTGTTGTTGAGCTGCTTGATGCAAGCTATAATGATCTTTTTAACGACCTTATAATTTCTATCTACCGGCAGGTTTCCGGACTGTCCCGCGCAGATGAATATATTAATGGCCTGATCCGGATCTTTAATAAATGGAGCGGTTTTTTCGACTCACGACAAACCGGACGAATGCAACCTGAAACACTCCGAGGACTAATCGGAGAACTTATCATCCTGAGAAATCTGATTGGGCCAGCAGCTCCTGATGCGGTTAACAGTATTTTGGCGTCATGGAGAGGACCTTACGATGAGGTAAGGGATTTTATTACAGATGGCCTGGATACTGAGGTAAAGACAACGGATGGCAATTCGGATATACGTATTTCCAGCGAATTTCAATTGCAAACTGAAACAGGTAAAGAACTGCATCTTGCAGTGGTAGTAATGGAACCAGACCTGACCGTTGGGATTTCATTAAAAAGCCTGGTCAACGAGATTCGGGTATTGTCTGATACTTTGCTCGCTGATCCGTCTTTATTACCTGATGCTTTATTTCAAAAGGGGTTAACCTTCAGGAATTTATCCGACTATGATAATTTCCGGTTCCGCATCCGGAGGATTATTCGTTATGACTGTTTGCAGGATGGCTTTCCTGCTCTTTTAAGAAATGACCTTCCACTGGCAGTATATCAGGTTACCTACCGGTTACGCCTCTCCCTGCTCAGTAGTTTTATCATTCAAACAACGGAAATGTAATGGAAATTGACGAATATCTGATCTACCGTAAAGAACTGCTTGCTGAATCGGCAGATAACGACGGTTTTGTACAGCAAAATCTTTTTCTTTCCGAAGTGTTGCCTTTGATGGCAGATGCCCGTTTGATCGATTCAGAAGAATGTAATGATGCCTATTATACCTATCCGCAGGACAACCTGAAAATTAACGGTTACCTGGTAAACGAATCAGGCGAACGCCTTCAGCTTTTTCTGGTAGATGAATCGTCGATTGACCTGAACGCTACAAACGAGAATTTAAAAATATCCACAAAGGTGCACTATGATACTCAGTTCAAGCGTGCGCTCCGTTTTGTTTCACAAGCGGTGAAAGGTCACCTGACCGAAGAGCTGCAATTATCAAGCCCTGTACGTGCGCTGGCTACACAACTTGCATCAGGTGCCGGTGCAGACCAGTTCGATGTAATCGAGATATTTCTTATTTCAGCGACAGCAACTGTTGACAACCGCGGCTCGTTTCCACAGCCGCGCCGTCTTGAGTTCGAAGATGAGAAACTCAGCATCACGTTTAGTCACAAGCGTGAACGTACATCTAAAGAGTTATTGGTACTCAAAAGTCTTATTGACCTGAATTTTTTATACAACGTAGTCATCTCACAGGGCAGTCGGGAGCCACTGGTTATTGATTTTGAAAAAACATTCGGCTACCGTGTTGAAGCACTGGAGGCAGCAAGTGAGGATAATTTCGAGTCATACCTTTGTGTGCTGCCCGCAATTGTGCTTGCTGATCTTTATAAACGGTACAGTTCCCGCCTGTTGGAGAAGAACGTTCGGTCATTTTTGCAGTTCAAGGGTGCAAATGCAGGCATCCGGGAAACTATTCGTAAAAATCCTGAAAAATTCATTGCTTACAATAATGGTATCACGGTAACCGCGACGCATATGGACCGGATTACAGAAAATGGGCGGATTTATATCCGGTCGCTGCGTGATTTTCAGATTGTCAATGGTGGCCAGACGACCGCAAGTATCTTTTTTACACGGAAGGACGGATTTTCTGTGGATAAGGTGCGTGTGATGGCAAAAATTAATGTTGCACGGGATGTCCCGGAAAATAAACTGGACGAACTTATATCAAACATCAGTAAATTTTCTAACTCACAATCCAAAGTATCTTCCGTCGATCTTGATTCAAGAAACCCTCAGCTTACCCGTATCAAAGCACTATCAGAGAGTATTATTACTCCGACCGGTAAACGCTGGTTTTTTGAAAAGGCCAAAGGGGAATTCAACACTAAACTACGTATCGCCGGCAATAATCGAAATCGCATCGAACGCGATTACCCGCGTGACATGCGTTTTTCTAAAGAACAATTAGGAAAATACTTCACTTCATGGGGAGACCAGCCTTATGTAGTTAAGAAGGGTGGTGACAAAGTATTCCGCTACTTTATTGATGCCATTTCAGGTGAGGATACCCTTAATAAACCTGAAATTGACAGGGCTTTTTATGAAATGCTGATTGCCAGGGTCATTCTGTTTAAAAGTTTCGAAAATATTTACGGGCAGGGGAAAAATTCAATTGGTCAGATCAGGTCTGCGGTGGTGCCATATTCAATTTCAGTAATTTACCGATACACTGACGGACAAAAGGGAGGCAGATTATTTGACCTCGCCAAGTTGTGGCTCAGGGAGGGGATTGAGGAAGATCTGTCTGAGTTTGCACGCCAGCTCATGGAGTTGATGAATGACCTGATCCGTAAATATGCTGCCAGCGATGACTTGGGCGAATACTCAAAGCGGAAGGAATTATGGGAAGGCATCAGGGAGAGTACTGAACTGAGTTCTTTTATGAACACGCAGTTTGCTACAGAGATTTTAGATAAATTTACTGTACCGAGGGGTGTTGCAAAAGAAAAGGCTGGAAAGAGAAATAAGACTAAAGAAGTCGATTTCGGATTGCTGAACGCCAATGTCACCATCTTTAGCAGAACAGCGGATTTTTACCAGAAGCTTGGGTTAAAGCTGGCTGACAAGATAACCACCGCACAACGAAAGAAGGTAGATCATATAGCTCATTGTATCGCCAGTAAAAAGGATATACTTCCTGAATATGTCGAGTTTGAAAAAGAACTTATCCGCAACGTCCGGACATCATGGCCGGATGTTTTGAATAGCATCGATATTCCGCAGCAGGACCACTGGATGATTGCATTCTACGGTATAGTTTCCCTGTACAACCGTTGTGTGTCAGAGAAGCTTGATGTATCTTCGGAATTTCAGAAGCAGCGCGAGCTGGCTAAAGTACGGGGACATAAATACTATTCAGTTTATGATGAAATAGGTAAAACGTTGGCCGGTGGCCAGCCACCCTCCATTAAATTTTTAGAAAACGTTAACTATTTTTCTCAGTCGGTACACAAGCAATAACGTCAATTATTTATATTTTTATTGATTGACTATCAATGCGATGTTTTATAAAGATTAAATGAAAGCAAAGATCTTGGACAAAAAATTAGAGGTGAGGCATGAAATTGACAGAGACATAATCAAAACGTGTTATTTGGTAAAATTGTCCCTCAAAGATTATATTCTGGCTTTACCACCTGATTATAAATCGTATTACGTTCAAAGGGAAATCGTTCATAATCCCTATCTGGATAATTTGATTAACACAGTATTGAATGAAGGCCATATCCCTTCGATCGTACTCATAATAGATTATGCCGTAAACACTGAAACATCTCCGGATTTGGATATCCAGGAATTTAAAATTTTGGATGGATTGCAGCGAACACATCGTTTAAAGGTGATTTGGGATACTATTCAACTCCTTAATGATGCGATAAAAACCTCTACCGATATTTTGGATTTTGGCAGGCTAAAAATCAGTAGAGAATACTCCAAGCAAATTAATCAAATTGAATCATCATCCAATATTCTGTCGAAACTGATCGAATATCAAAAAAGTCATCTGGATGAAAATATTGAAGACAAATTTGCCAAAAATTTCATGTGGTTTGAAGTCTGGTCAGGATTAGACCCCAATGAGGAAGTTCAGAAAATGCTTATCTTAAATGCCGGGCATAAGCCGGTTAAAACAAAGCACCAGTTAGAATTATTGTTTAATAACCTCGTGCCGATAATCACTAAAACATCTACCAGTGACTTTCAGCTGATCAAGGAAAAGGAACAATCATCGATTCAACACAGTAAAAATCGCGCTGTGGGGCATTTCCATTTTTCGCACATAATTAGTGCTGTATTATCCTATGAAGCGGGAAAACCTGTTACAACGAACATCAATTTGATTCAAAAAACTCAAAACGAAGACTTCAATGACGAATTTGATATCAAATATGACTACGATTTCTTTAAAACATTTATTACTACTATAGTAAAATTCGATAAATCGCTACAGGCTGTTTATAAAGAACTCGGTACTCAATGGTTAGGCAGAGAAATTACGCTGGTCGGTTTATTTGCTGCATCCGGCAAACTTGCAAAAGAAAAGAATAACCTTTCTTTTTACGAAGTCTGTGATATAATTGACAGGCAAATAATTCAAAATCCCCCAGTTTTGGATCTTGCTGGATTTGAAAAGGCCCGGAACAGTTTAGATCTTAGTAAGGTAAATATTGGCAATATAAATAAGACTGCTGTTTATGATGGACTTTATGATATTTTAACCGGCAAGGTAACCCAGAAGATTAATTGGCAGATTTATTTTAAGACCGGTATCGATGAGAACAATTAATGCTTTATACGATAACCTAATCTTATTGCTGGATACATTAGTTGGTGCAAATGCAGATGCATTTGAATTGACATTGGCCGAACCTGATAAAACAAAGTTTGCAACGATTATAACAAGTCTTATAGATGAGCAAAACATTGTAGATGCAGCCAGGGCCGGTGGGCTCATATATCAAAACGCTGATCTGATCATACAATCATTAAACAACCTTACTAATGATTTTCCGGGATTTTTAACGCCAAGAAAGGACCAGATTATAAGCTATCTGATTTTATTTAAATTTTTAATTAAAAATTGGACTCTTATCCCAAATCACAGATTAAGACCTGCGATTTTTAAGCTAAAAGATATTCAGATAGGCTCAATTTTACATAAAAACTATTTCTATCATGACACGGCTGATTTAGCCAATTCTGTTTTTTTGCTAACGTTAAATAATGTTACAGAATTATATGATTATCTTGACTCCTGTACAATCTCAGAGATTTTAATTTTGCATGTTCTTGTAAAATTGGATGCATCGGTAGATCTGGCTCATGACACATTTATTTTAATCAGATCGCAGCGAACCTACAATACAAAACAGATATTGTCATTCGTCAAGTTTCAGATGATAATGGAAGGAATGTTCACTCATCAGCCTTATGAAATAAATCATATCCCGGCTACAACAAATCGGAAAAGAATAAAAATTGGTAATGGCTACCACCAATTTGCGGATACATTAATGATCCTGAGTGAGTATAATTATCAAAAAGACCTCCTTGATAAATATTTAAGACTTTATCATGTACTGGAGAATAATATGTACAGGACTCAGATTGTAAAGGTTGAAAGGGAATCAACCGGCAGTGTATTTTCAATAAGGGAATTTCAGCGCCTATACAAGAAAATAACCAAAGGTGAAGAGGATGTTCTCGGCGGATTATTTAAGGATGCTTTTGAGTTGGATTATGATCCAAACCCAGTAGTTAAGTTGAAAACGTATATAATGTCTCTGCTAAAAACCGTTAGGACAGGTATGACGCCAGTAGTGATTAATGCCATGTTTACACGCATGAATTTAAATATTGATGTCAATACAGTCACCAACGGAAGCCTGCTCAGTTTTTATACTTCAGTAGTATATAAGTTTCGCAATTCAATGGTGCATAATAGAGAAACAGAGTTTCACCTAATGCACGAAACTCTTTCAAACGACATAAAGCGCTTTATTGAGCAATTTTTGATTCCGACTATGGAGGAAATGGTCATTTTATTGACTGTCGAACGGAACTCAGTTGTGTGGTACACGAACCCACATATTAGTGTCTACCAAGAGTAATTATTCAATTATCAGACACCATTTGCAGCACTTTCATAAGCTTGACAGTCCATTATATGCAGTTGTCGATTACTTTGGAAATGAGTTTTTTTATTTTCCGCTAAAACTTCTTTCGGCAACATCGGAAGCCCTCTGATAATTAATTTTGGTGTATGCGTTAGGAACGCGACACGAAAGTTGTAAGAGAAAACAGCCTTCCTAGCAATGGGCAAAACACCCTATTACGCAGCTAGACCCGTTGCCAAACTTTATATTGTAGAAACCGATGACTGATTACACAAGCAATACAATCCATAGACTAAAATAATTTTCCTTTGCTTTACTTTTCAAATATAAAGAAAATGTTACTTTTTGATCATTTGTAAATATGGTGAACAAGCAAACTACGATATATTAGGGCTTTTATCAGCCAAAATAACATCAATTAATAATTCACTTAAAAGTGCGCATTTTGCAGTTACTAAAAATCAAAAAGCAATAAAGTTTCATGATAACCCTGTTCATCTAATCGCAAATTAAATCATCGGATGGGAAATATAAATTGATCCGCACCAATTTTTGTTGCTATATTGAGGGCTATCACTTTTGCCTTGTATTGCACCATTGCCAATACTGTTATGGCGCGCTTAAACTCCGCTCAAACGCAAGCAGCTTACTGATGAATGACGAAAATCCCATAGGCATTGATATTGTAAAGCACCCTAATTCGTGAGCAGCATTGTAATTATCTTCGTATATATGTGGGAAATAACCTACTCATTATGGCAACGCAAAACCTATTTATTCCCTCGGGCATGTATTTCGGGGTAACAGATCTACCGAAAGAAGTAAATGAAAACCAAAAGTTCTCGGTCAACCTGAGTGATAACCGCCCCGAAAGGATCATTGAATATACGCCCTACGATACCTGGGTTCAGACCGAAGGCTTTCCCATGCTGGATTCACACCTTGAACTGTTGGGCCGGGCGATCAAAATCAATTTTAAGGAACTATTTTCAATTGCATGAAGCGCCGACTGACCAATGGATGAACTCGAAAAGCTTTCAGGGGAACTAAAAACCTTTGTGGCTAGGTATGACCCTGACGCTTTTATTACCCGTACCACTTCCCTAGTCAAAGGCATCACGATGCCTTCGCAGCAAGCTGCCATACGCGGTTTGATCTCACCCTTGCGATAGTTGCTTTACTTGGCTTACCTCAACCTTTCGTCCGATCCGGCAGAAGTTACCACAAGCAGTTTTCCGCAAAACGAATGGGATCATATCAAAAGGCAGCTTTACTTGATCAATGAAATCTACGATACGACTTACGGTGAACAAAAAGCAATAGCGGATAGTCAGGACGGGGAACAACTGGCCAAAAGAGCGGTAGCTTTATCGACCTATAACGCCTTTTTTCACCAAGGACCGCTTAAGTTTGAGGAACAGATCATTGAAAAGATACAGCAGGTCTTTAAGCATGTGCATAAGGAAGTGCTGGCCGGGGTAAAAATTTCACCGGACGATCTGATCGCTATCTATGACATAATGGATAATTTGCAACATCAGAAGATCAACCGCCGTTTTCGTAAGGATGAGGCGGAGGAACAGCAGTTTCTGGATGAAATCCGGCAGGGGATCACCAGCGGTGCTTTTTCTTTTCAGGAAGGCATGAGGACAATTGCCGAAAAAGACTACGAACTGTTCGAACTGGAAACAAACCCTGCCGCCGGTCATTTCTTTACCAGGGATGAATTAACGGACCGTTACGACGCGCAAAAGGTGGACGTGTTCCTATCCTCATTTTCTATTACCCGCCAGCAAGATAATGGATTTCTATTCTTTAGCGGCAAAAACAAGGTATTGTCAAAGCCGGTTTACCGGATGAACGATGGCCGGTATTTGGTCATCGACTATAAACTGTTGCTCGATGCCATCTACAGTTTCCTGACCGACGCAGCGATTGCCGCTGTCGGTGACAGTAATCGCATTACCCGGACTAGGGACAAATTTTTAGAGTCTAAAACAGCACAGATATTCCGTGATTTTTATGCAGGGGATAAAAAGGCCGTCTTTTATGAAAATTATTATGTTGATGGCTCCGAACATGATTTGCTAGTGCTTTCCAACAAAACCGCGCTGATTATTGAGGCGAAGGCCGGAAACGTGCGCGAACCTTCCTTTGACCCTGACCGGGCCTATGATAAGATCAAAAAGGACTTTGATAAAACCATTAAATATGGCTACGAGCAAACCTTTAAGATCAGGGAGTATTTTATTGACCGGCAGCCGTTTGAAATTTTCAATGAAAAAAAAGAACGCCAGGCGGCCATCAACCCAAAAGATTTCAAACAGGTGTTTTCTATTATAGTGACCCTCGAAAAGTTCGGGCATATACAGAATGACCTGGCTTTTATGCTGGAGCTGTTCGAGGACGACGTTAATCCCTGGTCGGTCTGCATCGACGACTTCGAAATATTCTTGCTGGCCATGAAAAAGAAAGGCTTTATGACCCAGGACTTTCACTTGTTCCTGAACCTGCGGCGTGTCCTGCATGGCAACCTGATCACCAATGATGAAGGCCGGATCACCGGGCATTTTCTCACCCACCGGAATTTTCTGAAAATGCGCAATGCCCACGGCACCTACCGACCGGTAGCGGCTGAGGATATGATTTATGACCAGCTGTATGAGAAGGTGCTGGGCTTCAGAGACGAGCGAATGGCCGACGTTAAAAGGGACCCGCGATACACGAAGCTATATTGATGATGTAACAGACAGCCGGGAGTTTATATAAGTTCTTCACGTTGTGCTCATCGCTCATTTGCTTTCGCCTGGTAACTCATCGCTTAATTTGGAATAGCGCCATTCCAGGTGTCGGCAATAGCCATCGATATCAGGAAATACAGAGGCGCTGTTCACACCCATGATGTGCAATTGTTTCCGGATAGCCGCGAATTGTGCAGCAGGAATGGTTACCTTGGTCAGCTTCTTGCTGAAAGTACGGTGCGTTTCAAACCTGATCATTTTGCCGCCTTCGTTGATTTTATGGACAGTGAATACGCCGGACTGCGCGGATATTCTTCTGGATACTACCGTGGAACGGAATATTTTGGTGATCTTGTTGCTTAACGGGTCGATCAGCTCTGTGTTGGTTCTGAAATCTTTGACGTCAGCATTCAATATCCAGACTACCCCGTCAAGCGGCTGTTTATTTTTGTCGATTTTCGCGGGCCTCGACACCGTGAACCACAAAGCGACTAAAGCGCTGTAGGTCCAGTCCAGCAAGCGCGTTGGCAGGCCATG
This window harbors:
- a CDS encoding AIPR family protein, with the translated sequence MEIDEYLIYRKELLAESADNDGFVQQNLFLSEVLPLMADARLIDSEECNDAYYTYPQDNLKINGYLVNESGERLQLFLVDESSIDLNATNENLKISTKVHYDTQFKRALRFVSQAVKGHLTEELQLSSPVRALATQLASGAGADQFDVIEIFLISATATVDNRGSFPQPRRLEFEDEKLSITFSHKRERTSKELLVLKSLIDLNFLYNVVISQGSREPLVIDFEKTFGYRVEALEAASEDNFESYLCVLPAIVLADLYKRYSSRLLEKNVRSFLQFKGANAGIRETIRKNPEKFIAYNNGITVTATHMDRITENGRIYIRSLRDFQIVNGGQTTASIFFTRKDGFSVDKVRVMAKINVARDVPENKLDELISNISKFSNSQSKVSSVDLDSRNPQLTRIKALSESIITPTGKRWFFEKAKGEFNTKLRIAGNNRNRIERDYPRDMRFSKEQLGKYFTSWGDQPYVVKKGGDKVFRYFIDAISGEDTLNKPEIDRAFYEMLIARVILFKSFENIYGQGKNSIGQIRSAVVPYSISVIYRYTDGQKGGRLFDLAKLWLREGIEEDLSEFARQLMELMNDLIRKYAASDDLGEYSKRKELWEGIRESTELSSFMNTQFATEILDKFTVPRGVAKEKAGKRNKTKEVDFGLLNANVTIFSRTADFYQKLGLKLADKITTAQRKKVDHIAHCIASKKDILPEYVEFEKELIRNVRTSWPDVLNSIDIPQQDHWMIAFYGIVSLYNRCVSEKLDVSSEFQKQRELAKVRGHKYYSVYDEIGKTLAGGQPPSIKFLENVNYFSQSVHKQ
- a CDS encoding Z1 domain-containing protein; protein product: MAKNNRDYIDRMKLLVSGKFESYRQVNTAVTREFFEAPGLRDEIRANMKMLAGMGIPVPGEDKFDDLFTIALRESRLAHTQGMTPSVSLSSKDARKRSWLTPQRIAALKWDDDELITYRARYLGFLKKMGRSRSYIKETKRSSLEILKKMGDPLSQEPFFVRGLVVGSVQSGKTANFNAVINSAIDAGYDLIIVLSGIMEDLRSQTQKRIEKEVEGKYKAGSFIGVGEISSFGSLGAYPDVKQIVVPTSPDTDFSKSIKEADFSLNNKNILICKKNTSVLKNLLLWLHSYLNKNKDKINIPFLIVDDEADNASLNNLGEKGIEYASVINGHIRALLALFNRKTYLGYTATPFGNVLQDRNEAPALKWRIDEKAGGEILTTYFDLEKSLFPDDFIELLFPPPNYVGPKHFFRTRLDEVVKIDPLIAPPVRDYRPSFPERVWKDDARSGQPGTPAFEHTRETRAAAKSDRFPVVLPESLKDAVMCFFVSVAIRISRKPDMIDSAVFQPHNTMLIHISRFTEWQTRTKNLIQDFVDELTRDLDSDLPSDKNSVYGVFERIWYKYYAYVIENISSYLPQGYDDPFLIPKTFEDIKPLLMTAISGVEVKAINSETKDSLEYPDHTEKKYIAVGGNRLSRGFTLEGLTINYFIRNTNFADTLLQMGRWFGYRPGYLDCCKLFSTADSLEKFDQTTYTMEDLEQKFIDMNRDPENTPSKYALLVLKHPGTLRITRPSILKNAKEVNWSFSDQLEQTTWFSLDPVRIKTAWDAFRTHTVKRNNRFTFEKNGYMLISDATTEDVISFLNLPNTFLDDNRKPGENYFADLIAFIRLANQNDKLIDWTIGVKLAGASDTTLDKEETGFVKDIQLTQRSGPDPEKSGRWLNYIRDEHIFRAGGNSANIVTGSNDMAVALTDEEEVKAKKDWRDELYIQLKAENPSWTEDELQKEIRRKNIPEKAFRQKMNHRQGVLMIYLIDTAEVFRHRGRDIEELAAVREHVGTDIPLIGYAMGIPPLGVDIGGTYLQSRHHPEPEPPAPDDDNYDDYKTILE
- a CDS encoding PD-(D/E)XK motif protein — encoded protein: MMMTVAALEPVWPELLHSGSSEFEFRRIDSICIPELNIGVNGKLHRCLILELPKGTLGSWPTVIRDNLSLCWYPDTAYIVVELLDASYNDLFNDLIISIYRQVSGLSRADEYINGLIRIFNKWSGFFDSRQTGRMQPETLRGLIGELIILRNLIGPAAPDAVNSILASWRGPYDEVRDFITDGLDTEVKTTDGNSDIRISSEFQLQTETGKELHLAVVVMEPDLTVGISLKSLVNEIRVLSDTLLADPSLLPDALFQKGLTFRNLSDYDNFRFRIRRIIRYDCLQDGFPALLRNDLPLAVYQVTYRLRLSLLSSFIIQTTEM
- a CDS encoding FRG domain-containing protein, translated to MPNYSFQEVINIQDYAALIEKIKTNSENKGNKTDLLFRGQNSDSPLLPKLARLTLKGKITNIEKLMLEEFKRGILPLSEFQPENNWDLLALAQHHGLPTRLLDWTYSALVALWFTVSRPAKIDKNKQPLDGVVWILNADVKDFRTNTELIDPLSNKITKIFRSTVVSRRISAQSGVFTVHKINEGGKMIRFETHRTFSKKLTKVTIPAAQFAAIRKQLHIMGVNSASVFPDIDGYCRHLEWRYSKLSDELPGESK